The Oceanispirochaeta sp. M1 genome has a window encoding:
- the miaB gene encoding tRNA (N6-isopentenyl adenosine(37)-C2)-methylthiotransferase MiaB: MKYFVLTLGCQMNLSDSERLITVFSNMGFQKTENEEEADILGIVACSVRQKAIDKVYSRIHLWNKWKKDRNLITFVTGCLLEDDKKKFLKNFDLVFETNDIAGLPEMISQYGVVTPTGLKTHHKQDEFWDINPSYDSNYEAFIPIQNGCDKFCTYCAVPYTRGREVSRPSSEILDELKVLLGKGYKSITLLGQNVNSYGLDKKGEELSFAALLEEIGKIGEACEHRFWLYFTSPHPRDMTVDVIEAMAKYKCLAKQVHLPLQSGDNEILRKMNRNHTLADYKLIIENIRRLLPEATIFTDIIVGFTDEDGDNFENTRRAMEEIGYNMAYIACYSSRPGAVSSRWDDKISMEEKKRRLHILSDVFIKYASRYNEELVGKTLPVLVSGKSRDGSRWAGLTEGKINIQFASDKEIKIGTFIDIKISGSTGISLQGKLSL; this comes from the coding sequence ATGAAATATTTTGTACTGACACTTGGCTGTCAGATGAACTTATCCGATTCTGAACGGCTGATAACCGTTTTTTCAAATATGGGTTTTCAGAAAACAGAGAATGAAGAAGAAGCTGACATTCTGGGTATTGTGGCCTGCTCAGTCAGACAGAAGGCCATCGATAAGGTATACAGCCGCATCCATCTGTGGAATAAGTGGAAAAAAGACAGAAACCTCATAACATTTGTAACAGGTTGTCTTCTTGAAGATGATAAAAAAAAGTTTCTGAAGAACTTTGACCTGGTTTTTGAAACCAATGATATTGCAGGGCTCCCTGAGATGATCAGCCAATATGGTGTTGTCACCCCCACGGGTCTTAAAACTCATCATAAACAGGATGAATTCTGGGATATCAATCCCTCTTATGATTCAAATTATGAAGCCTTTATTCCCATCCAGAACGGCTGTGACAAGTTCTGCACATACTGCGCCGTTCCTTATACCAGAGGAAGAGAGGTCTCAAGACCCTCCTCTGAAATTCTTGATGAACTGAAAGTGCTCCTGGGAAAGGGGTATAAGTCAATAACCCTCCTGGGGCAGAACGTGAACTCCTACGGTCTTGATAAAAAAGGGGAAGAACTCAGCTTTGCCGCCCTACTGGAGGAGATTGGAAAGATAGGTGAAGCCTGTGAACACAGGTTCTGGCTCTATTTCACATCACCCCACCCCAGAGATATGACCGTGGATGTCATCGAAGCCATGGCTAAATATAAATGTCTGGCGAAACAGGTGCATCTGCCCCTGCAGTCCGGAGATAATGAGATTCTGAGAAAGATGAACCGAAACCATACTCTGGCTGATTACAAGCTTATTATTGAGAACATACGGAGACTGCTGCCTGAAGCAACCATTTTTACTGATATAATTGTCGGCTTCACAGACGAAGATGGCGATAACTTTGAAAATACAAGAAGGGCTATGGAGGAGATAGGCTACAACATGGCCTATATTGCCTGCTACTCATCCCGTCCCGGGGCGGTCAGTTCCCGCTGGGATGATAAAATCAGCATGGAAGAGAAGAAAAGAAGACTTCATATTCTCTCTGATGTTTTTATCAAATACGCCAGCCGCTACAATGAAGAACTGGTTGGGAAAACCCTGCCCGTACTGGTAAGCGGTAAGTCCAGAGACGGCTCCCGCTGGGCCGGTTTGACTGAGGGAAAAATCAACATTCAGTTCGCTTCAGACAAAGAAATTAAAATTGGAACATTCATCGATATAAAGATCAGTGGAAGTACAGGGATCTCTCTTCAGGGAAAGCTCTCCTTATGA
- a CDS encoding ABC transporter substrate-binding protein, protein MKKLFKISMVLLLVLSAATVFAAGGQETPAASEEKAPMEDSRMGGVLVFGRSGDSVGLDPGRETDGESFYGSTQVYDTLVEFVPGQTSIQPALAESWSFADDGLSATFNLRKGVKFHDGTDFNADAVVFSFERQFKEDHPFYKNGPWKYWGYMGMSDIVDSVVAIDEYTVKFNLKVVEAPFIANLAMDFASIVSPAAAEKYGEDLATNPVGTGAFKFVSWIKDDNMVFERNPDYWGGDVYLDRLIIKVIPDATARWLSLKKGEVDVIDFPSPEDLEEMQNTAGIKVIQQAGLNVGYLALNNEKAPYDNVKVRQAMNYAIDRDEIVKGVYGAAGAPAKNPLPPTMWSYNDDIDAYPYDPEMAKKLLAEAGYADGFKTEIWAMPVARPYNPNGRKVAEIMQAQLAKVGIEVEIVSYEWGTYLDKCDYGEHQAAMLGWTGDNGDPDNFLWVLLSKQAAEKPAGNIAFWKNDEFTDLIAEAKQEMDVAKRTELYRAAQVVFHDDAPWVPLAHSVVSEPMKESVQDFYLYPTGKRVFAKVWLKK, encoded by the coding sequence ATGAAAAAATTATTCAAAATCAGCATGGTTCTACTGCTGGTTCTGTCTGCTGCAACAGTTTTTGCCGCAGGTGGACAGGAAACTCCTGCTGCTTCCGAGGAGAAAGCTCCCATGGAAGACAGCAGAATGGGTGGAGTACTCGTATTTGGACGCTCCGGAGACTCTGTAGGTCTTGATCCCGGTCGGGAAACTGACGGAGAGTCCTTCTATGGATCTACACAGGTATATGACACACTGGTTGAGTTTGTTCCCGGACAGACTTCTATACAGCCTGCACTGGCTGAAAGCTGGTCTTTTGCAGATGATGGTCTAAGTGCCACTTTCAACCTGCGAAAAGGTGTGAAATTCCATGACGGTACCGATTTTAATGCGGATGCTGTAGTTTTCTCATTTGAAAGACAGTTCAAAGAAGATCATCCTTTCTATAAGAATGGACCCTGGAAATACTGGGGTTACATGGGAATGAGTGATATCGTTGATTCAGTTGTAGCCATTGATGAATACACTGTTAAATTCAACTTGAAAGTTGTAGAGGCTCCCTTTATTGCCAACCTGGCAATGGATTTCGCATCTATCGTTTCTCCCGCAGCTGCTGAAAAATATGGTGAAGATCTGGCTACCAACCCCGTTGGTACCGGAGCCTTTAAATTTGTATCCTGGATCAAAGATGACAACATGGTATTCGAAAGAAACCCCGACTACTGGGGCGGAGATGTATACCTGGATCGTCTGATCATCAAGGTTATTCCCGATGCAACAGCACGTTGGCTGTCTCTTAAGAAAGGTGAAGTTGATGTAATTGACTTTCCTTCTCCTGAGGATCTGGAAGAAATGCAGAACACAGCGGGAATAAAAGTTATTCAGCAGGCAGGACTTAATGTAGGTTACCTGGCTCTCAACAACGAAAAAGCTCCTTATGATAATGTAAAAGTAAGACAGGCTATGAATTATGCCATCGACAGAGACGAAATTGTAAAAGGTGTTTACGGCGCAGCCGGTGCACCTGCCAAGAACCCTCTGCCTCCCACAATGTGGTCATATAATGACGATATCGACGCTTATCCCTATGATCCTGAAATGGCTAAAAAGCTTCTTGCTGAAGCTGGATATGCCGATGGTTTCAAGACTGAAATCTGGGCCATGCCCGTAGCAAGACCTTATAACCCCAACGGTAGAAAGGTTGCAGAAATTATGCAGGCTCAGCTCGCTAAAGTCGGAATCGAAGTAGAAATTGTTTCCTACGAGTGGGGTACATATCTGGATAAATGTGACTACGGTGAGCATCAGGCTGCCATGCTGGGTTGGACCGGTGATAACGGTGACCCTGATAACTTCCTCTGGGTTCTGCTGTCTAAACAGGCTGCTGAAAAACCCGCTGGAAACATTGCTTTCTGGAAAAATGATGAGTTTACCGACCTGATTGCAGAAGCAAAACAGGAAATGGATGTGGCTAAGAGGACTGAACTTTATAGAGCCGCTCAGGTTGTTTTCCATGACGACGCTCCCTGGGTTCCCCTGGCACACTCTGTTGTATCAGAACCCATGAAAGAATCCGTTCAGGATTTCTACCTCTACCCTACCGGAAAACGAGTTTTCGCCAAGGTATGGCTTAAAAAGTAA
- a CDS encoding carboxylesterase yields MKLPKIPWNTEISPLGIPRFKEGGSEAVLLIHGFRGLTQEFYYLFDRISEEGYTVSLPRLPGHGTNAADFHASNGSDWLRKVTDEYLLLKTTHDKVHIAGLSMGGLLTLILAQEFTPDSICLMAPAISIRHKLIHHIHFLKYIKPYANGEWDEEKENDPLRKALGREYWAKTDTWKLADMMKLRKRALENLSRVESRTLTIVSEGDKTVAPDAVEIISNGISSKNIEHLILEKSSHVLVNGCEKEEVADRLIEWLKQE; encoded by the coding sequence TTGAAACTGCCAAAAATACCATGGAATACTGAAATATCTCCCCTGGGGATTCCCAGATTTAAGGAGGGTGGTTCAGAAGCAGTTCTTCTAATTCATGGATTCAGAGGTCTGACTCAGGAATTTTACTATCTCTTTGACCGGATCAGTGAAGAGGGCTATACGGTATCACTCCCCCGCCTGCCCGGACACGGCACCAATGCGGCGGACTTTCATGCATCAAATGGCAGCGACTGGCTCCGAAAAGTCACTGATGAGTATCTTCTTCTTAAGACAACACATGATAAAGTCCATATCGCCGGGCTGTCCATGGGCGGTCTTCTGACCCTGATCCTGGCTCAGGAATTCACCCCTGATTCCATATGCTTAATGGCTCCGGCTATCAGTATCCGCCATAAGCTGATTCACCACATCCACTTTCTAAAGTACATCAAGCCCTATGCAAATGGAGAATGGGATGAAGAAAAGGAGAATGATCCTTTAAGAAAAGCTCTGGGTAGAGAGTACTGGGCAAAAACAGATACATGGAAATTAGCGGATATGATGAAGCTCAGAAAAAGAGCCCTTGAAAACCTCTCAAGGGTCGAATCCCGCACCTTGACTATTGTATCCGAAGGGGATAAAACGGTAGCTCCCGATGCTGTTGAAATTATCAGTAATGGTATCAGCAGTAAGAACATAGAACATCTCATACTTGAGAAAAGTTCCCATGTTCTTGTGAACGGCTGTGAGAAAGAAGAAGTAGCCGACAGGCTTATTGAATGGTTAAAACAGGAGTAA
- a CDS encoding lysophospholipid acyltransferase family protein, producing the protein MKEWKKLITDGPVMTVLSFLVLSFATLVFFLWDTIVLSMRVRGRKNLRPLRRTGFVVISNHSLFLEPAFISHAIVPRHPYFSIMEQTFVNPVAEWGLRLLRGFPIPRRKGIERIEPEIARVLKHGGSVHFFPEGYLTHFNQEPHPFKKGAFLTAIENQVPILPVATVIHHRKFRGKVIWNYLFRLTLVISEPMTPPPCPESREDSLKAAGEMAHKAHKIISDSINEWGS; encoded by the coding sequence ATGAAAGAATGGAAAAAGCTGATAACAGACGGCCCTGTCATGACAGTTCTGAGTTTTCTGGTGCTGTCTTTTGCAACACTTGTTTTTTTTCTCTGGGATACGATTGTTCTGAGCATGAGAGTGAGAGGACGAAAGAACCTGCGGCCCCTCCGGCGGACAGGCTTTGTGGTTATCTCCAATCACAGTCTCTTTCTTGAACCTGCCTTTATCAGCCATGCTATCGTTCCCAGACATCCTTATTTCTCCATCATGGAACAGACCTTTGTGAATCCTGTTGCCGAGTGGGGACTGCGTCTTCTCAGAGGTTTTCCCATCCCCCGCAGGAAGGGGATTGAGAGGATTGAGCCGGAGATTGCCCGGGTGCTGAAGCACGGAGGATCGGTGCATTTCTTCCCCGAAGGTTATCTGACCCATTTCAATCAGGAGCCTCATCCATTTAAAAAGGGCGCCTTTCTGACGGCCATTGAAAACCAGGTTCCCATCCTGCCGGTGGCAACTGTGATTCATCACAGGAAATTCAGAGGGAAGGTTATCTGGAATTATCTTTTCCGCCTTACACTTGTCATCTCCGAGCCCATGACTCCGCCTCCCTGTCCCGAGAGCAGAGAGGACTCACTTAAAGCTGCGGGAGAGATGGCTCATAAGGCTCATAAGATTATAAGTGATTCAATTAATGAGTGGGGAAGCTGA
- a CDS encoding ABC transporter permease, giving the protein MIRYILKRLVMLFPTLFGVVTLVFFMIALSPGDPARVMLGERASKEKLEKLRADLGLDKPLIEQYGLYLKRIVRLDFGKSIKSGQKVWDEVKARYPATIELALCAMIFASVLGVWIGVISATKKNTWIDYTTMVGALLGVSMPVFWLALVMIMVFSVNLNMFPTGGRMNLRLYFTPETNFYLIDTFKYLLQGKPEYILSALHHLVLPSIALGTIPLAIIARTTRSSMLEVLKQDYVKTVRSSGIKERRVVFRYALRNALLPVITVIGLQFGMLLAGALLTETIFAWPGIGKWIYHAIEARDYPAVQGGIIVISTSFVLINLIVDVLYSVINPKIRLQ; this is encoded by the coding sequence ATGATTCGATATATTTTAAAACGTCTTGTTATGCTTTTTCCCACTCTTTTCGGAGTGGTTACGCTGGTCTTTTTTATGATAGCCCTGTCACCGGGTGATCCGGCCAGAGTCATGCTGGGAGAGCGGGCCAGTAAAGAAAAACTTGAAAAACTGAGGGCCGATCTTGGCCTTGATAAACCGCTTATTGAACAGTACGGTCTCTATCTTAAACGTATTGTCAGACTGGATTTCGGAAAATCCATTAAATCAGGACAGAAGGTCTGGGACGAGGTTAAAGCCCGTTATCCAGCTACCATTGAACTTGCTCTGTGTGCCATGATCTTTGCCTCTGTACTGGGGGTCTGGATAGGGGTCATATCGGCAACCAAAAAGAATACCTGGATAGACTATACGACCATGGTCGGTGCTCTGCTGGGGGTTTCCATGCCCGTATTCTGGCTGGCACTTGTTATGATCATGGTATTTTCGGTCAATCTGAATATGTTCCCCACCGGTGGACGTATGAATCTCAGATTGTACTTTACTCCTGAAACCAACTTTTATCTGATAGATACATTTAAATATCTGCTCCAGGGAAAGCCCGAATACATTCTTTCGGCCCTGCATCACCTTGTTCTTCCTTCTATTGCTCTGGGAACTATTCCCCTGGCGATTATTGCCCGTACTACACGGAGCAGTATGCTTGAGGTTCTTAAGCAGGATTATGTAAAAACCGTCCGTTCCTCAGGTATTAAAGAGAGACGTGTTGTTTTCCGCTATGCATTGCGAAACGCACTTCTTCCTGTCATTACAGTTATAGGTCTTCAATTCGGAATGCTCCTTGCCGGAGCCCTTCTGACAGAGACTATCTTTGCCTGGCCCGGAATCGGTAAATGGATCTATCACGCCATTGAAGCCCGCGACTATCCTGCGGTTCAGGGTGGAATCATCGTTATCTCTACTTCCTTTGTACTAATTAATCTGATAGTCGATGTCCTTTATTCCGTTATAAATCCAAAAATCAGGTTGCAGTAA
- a CDS encoding methyl-accepting chemotaxis protein, translating to MSIQSKMKKSFGIRMRMVVSFSILAITLLTVYSVVIYTQQSKSLMKETLLQLTLKAQNTASYGNGWFMERKRVVEAAALMFNSEETLGDVTSKSVNLNPYMVLDAEKSAVDFMYIGTEQKEFYVGLDWVPPSDFDPTSRPWYIEAKSNKDTIITDAYTDANTGQVNISIATPLITSENKFLGCVGTDIYLDEILGFIDAIHEDRISVALINQDGVIMAHPDKDLLGYNLLKDPEMTEVMMNVYREKTGYQYYTFQGVEKLMTFSDLPVMEWQVLYFIEIGLLNEPLNRLKLLFVLFTFFSVVAFIVVSFLIASSFSKRIGAVSINLESISQGYLEMKLPSKAYESKDEIGDLAISLRKTIERLKSTISQINTSSHHVGEGSHEVNGNAGTISEGAHKQASVAEEVASSIEEMNANIQQNAENAKQTGSIAQEVSEDAKLSGDAVSKAVVAMNEITGKIAIIQDIASQTNMLALNAAIEAARAGEHGKGFAVVASEVRKLAERSQEAAGEINELSLTTVKAASTASESLEKLVPGIQKTSDLIQEISAATTEQSSGVDQINSAILQLNDVIQQNVYSAEQMSGTSDTLAGYATELREMISFFKYDGSDRSAAVNTETVNTETVNTETVKESEPKETVRALPAASAAASPAPQPSAVSEPAEMEAGYDSGDDDLLDSDFESF from the coding sequence ATGTCAATTCAGTCTAAAATGAAGAAATCTTTCGGTATCAGGATGAGAATGGTTGTCTCATTTTCTATTCTGGCTATTACACTGCTGACAGTCTATTCCGTAGTCATATACACACAGCAGAGTAAGAGTCTTATGAAGGAAACACTGCTTCAACTTACACTGAAGGCTCAGAATACGGCATCCTATGGAAACGGCTGGTTCATGGAACGTAAGAGGGTCGTAGAAGCGGCAGCTCTGATGTTCAATTCAGAAGAGACTCTGGGGGATGTCACTTCCAAATCAGTGAATCTCAACCCCTACATGGTTCTGGATGCAGAAAAAAGTGCTGTGGATTTCATGTATATCGGGACCGAGCAGAAAGAATTTTATGTCGGACTGGACTGGGTTCCTCCCTCTGATTTCGATCCGACATCCCGGCCCTGGTATATTGAAGCCAAATCAAATAAAGATACTATTATTACTGATGCCTATACTGATGCCAATACGGGTCAGGTTAATATTTCCATTGCGACACCCCTTATCACTTCGGAAAACAAGTTCCTCGGATGTGTAGGAACGGATATCTATCTTGATGAGATTCTTGGGTTTATCGATGCGATTCATGAAGATAGAATTTCTGTTGCACTGATAAACCAGGATGGAGTTATCATGGCTCATCCCGATAAGGATCTTTTGGGATACAACCTTCTGAAAGATCCTGAGATGACAGAAGTAATGATGAATGTGTATAGAGAGAAGACCGGTTATCAGTACTATACATTCCAGGGTGTGGAAAAGCTTATGACCTTCAGTGATCTCCCTGTTATGGAATGGCAGGTCCTTTACTTTATTGAGATCGGACTTCTTAATGAACCTCTAAACCGTCTGAAGCTGCTGTTTGTACTCTTCACTTTTTTCTCTGTGGTGGCCTTTATCGTAGTTTCTTTTCTTATCGCTTCAAGTTTTTCAAAGAGAATAGGAGCTGTTTCAATCAATCTGGAGAGCATTTCACAGGGATACCTGGAGATGAAGCTCCCCTCCAAAGCCTATGAATCAAAGGATGAGATCGGAGATCTGGCGATCTCTCTTCGTAAGACTATAGAGAGGCTTAAGTCCACGATCAGCCAGATCAATACGAGTTCTCACCATGTAGGTGAGGGCAGTCATGAAGTGAACGGCAATGCCGGGACCATCAGTGAGGGAGCACATAAACAGGCAAGTGTTGCCGAGGAAGTGGCAAGCTCTATCGAAGAGATGAATGCAAATATTCAGCAGAATGCGGAAAATGCCAAACAGACCGGCTCTATTGCCCAGGAGGTTTCTGAAGATGCCAAGCTGAGCGGTGATGCGGTTAGCAAAGCTGTTGTGGCAATGAACGAGATTACCGGCAAGATTGCCATTATTCAGGATATTGCCAGTCAGACGAATATGCTTGCTCTGAATGCAGCCATCGAAGCCGCAAGAGCGGGTGAGCATGGAAAAGGTTTTGCCGTGGTTGCTTCGGAAGTCAGGAAACTGGCCGAACGGAGCCAGGAAGCTGCCGGTGAAATTAACGAGCTCTCTCTGACAACGGTAAAAGCGGCATCAACAGCATCTGAAAGTCTGGAGAAACTGGTTCCGGGAATTCAGAAAACTTCCGATCTTATTCAGGAAATCTCTGCAGCGACCACAGAGCAGAGCAGTGGTGTTGATCAGATCAACAGTGCCATTCTGCAGCTTAATGATGTTATTCAGCAGAATGTTTACAGTGCGGAGCAGATGTCGGGAACTTCCGATACTCTGGCAGGTTATGCCACTGAACTCAGAGAGATGATCTCTTTCTTCAAATATGACGGAAGCGATAGATCTGCGGCTGTCAATACTGAAACTGTCAATACTGAAACTGTTAATACTGAAACTGTTAAGGAATCTGAACCCAAAGAAACCGTCAGAGCTCTTCCCGCTGCAAGTGCTGCTGCGTCTCCTGCTCCTCAGCCTTCAGCAGTTTCTGAACCGGCAGAAATGGAGGCGGGCTATGACAGTGGTGATGATGATCTTCTGGATTCTGACTTTGAGAGTTTCTGA
- a CDS encoding LysM peptidoglycan-binding domain-containing protein, giving the protein MERKRLRNILITLFVLALLILGFWFGSGYLKDRRSAGEDIEKIKDLQRVLEMEPAFDTAEAEETVLPEPEEEAVVVIIETPAPEEKIERHITDEHTVKKGESFSLITGFYWEDIFLWPDLYIRNRMHSDDPDLIYPDEIITIYNRLGRGEDFSTKETSEILEAYLEVYRIYKKLGDRKNNSVWSLLWCAARYDHDFLDKYRDRIDPEDRAMAQKYIDEQGFLD; this is encoded by the coding sequence ATGGAACGAAAGCGTCTTAGAAACATTCTCATAACTCTCTTTGTACTTGCACTGCTTATATTAGGATTCTGGTTTGGAAGCGGATATCTGAAGGATAGACGGAGTGCTGGAGAGGATATAGAGAAGATAAAAGATCTACAGAGAGTTCTCGAGATGGAGCCTGCCTTCGATACGGCTGAAGCCGAGGAAACGGTGCTTCCAGAGCCCGAAGAAGAAGCTGTTGTAGTAATAATAGAAACTCCGGCTCCCGAAGAGAAAATCGAACGTCATATAACCGATGAACATACTGTAAAGAAGGGAGAATCCTTCTCCCTGATTACAGGCTTCTACTGGGAGGATATCTTCCTCTGGCCCGATCTTTATATCCGCAACAGAATGCACAGTGATGATCCCGACCTGATCTACCCCGATGAAATTATTACCATCTATAACAGACTGGGTCGCGGTGAGGATTTTTCTACAAAAGAGACCTCCGAGATTCTTGAAGCCTATCTGGAAGTATACAGAATCTACAAAAAACTGGGAGACAGGAAGAACAACTCAGTATGGAGTCTTCTGTGGTGCGCCGCACGCTATGATCACGATTTCCTGGATAAGTACAGAGACCGTATAGATCCTGAAGATAGAGCCATGGCTCAGAAATATATCGACGAACAGGGATTCCTGGACTGA
- a CDS encoding methyl-accepting chemotaxis protein has protein sequence MNFKTRQVTGLSLIVMIMVISSLLGILNLRSLYNKAHSLSSRDSPLMDAAMKTKQIIASIEAFSDSARTPYDQRVNSSGNDSEVDQLFDDTYSDIQDQIFLILSQRAGDYSRSELVLMGDVRFYLADSRLFLEEALSGDDTASAENVLGGFEAASIFWSRLKRTAQISRIQDDIDTLVQLAARRLETVDRQTNSFSGGDKRFDLEFDHSIALADEVEGLIQETMSHDIIEMENIAQRSTSLFIIAVILSLIGAAAISIWVISATLRQLGADPQIIEELSTRVAEGDLRIKFPESRMLGVYASMKNMTEVLIRISSEIRVVSEQVSQGSASMSVSAQQLSSGSNEQASHVEEVISSVEELSSNIEQNSDNAQQANAMSRKVVEETIEGNAAVQDTLTAMKEISEKIRIIEDIARNTNMLALNAAIEAARAGEAGKGFAVVATEVRKLAESSGTAAREITEISKRSMAKAETASTIIEQNVPAMQKTAELVEEIAAASDEQRKGASRISQAMNQLDSLIQLNTATAEELASMSEELNSQSASLIRSLSFFKVEGQREARLSLSDNLK, from the coding sequence ATGAACTTTAAAACCCGCCAGGTTACAGGTCTTTCCCTGATAGTCATGATAATGGTGATCTCTTCCCTGCTGGGAATTCTGAATCTCAGGAGCCTTTATAACAAAGCTCATAGTTTGAGTTCCCGGGATTCACCCCTTATGGATGCCGCCATGAAGACCAAACAGATTATTGCATCCATTGAAGCCTTCAGTGACAGTGCCCGTACCCCCTATGATCAGAGAGTTAACTCTTCGGGAAATGATTCTGAGGTGGATCAGCTTTTTGATGATACCTATTCGGATATTCAGGATCAGATTTTTCTGATTCTATCCCAGAGGGCCGGAGACTACAGCCGCAGTGAACTTGTCCTTATGGGAGATGTCCGATTCTACCTTGCGGACAGTCGCCTTTTTCTTGAAGAGGCTCTTTCGGGAGATGATACAGCCAGTGCGGAAAATGTACTGGGGGGATTTGAGGCGGCATCTATATTTTGGTCCCGCTTGAAAAGGACAGCACAGATCTCCCGGATACAGGATGATATTGATACCCTTGTACAGCTTGCTGCCCGGAGACTGGAGACTGTAGACAGACAGACCAATTCGTTTTCCGGAGGGGATAAGCGTTTTGATCTTGAATTCGACCATTCTATCGCCCTTGCGGATGAAGTGGAAGGACTTATTCAGGAGACCATGTCCCATGACATAATTGAGATGGAGAATATTGCACAGAGGAGTACATCTCTATTTATCATCGCTGTAATTCTCTCTCTCATTGGGGCTGCAGCAATTTCAATATGGGTAATTTCCGCTACCTTGAGACAGCTGGGAGCCGATCCTCAGATAATTGAAGAGCTCAGTACCAGGGTCGCCGAAGGTGATCTCCGAATTAAATTCCCTGAATCGAGAATGCTGGGTGTATATGCCTCCATGAAGAATATGACCGAGGTTCTGATCAGGATCTCTTCGGAGATAAGAGTCGTCTCGGAACAGGTCAGTCAGGGAAGCGCCTCAATGTCTGTTTCGGCTCAGCAGCTCTCATCGGGCAGCAATGAACAGGCATCCCATGTTGAGGAAGTCATCTCCTCAGTTGAAGAGCTCAGCTCTAATATTGAACAGAATTCTGATAATGCCCAGCAGGCCAATGCCATGTCCAGGAAGGTCGTCGAGGAGACGATTGAAGGAAATGCTGCGGTTCAGGATACTCTGACAGCCATGAAGGAGATTTCTGAAAAAATCAGAATCATTGAAGATATTGCCAGAAATACCAATATGCTTGCTCTCAATGCCGCTATAGAGGCTGCCCGGGCGGGTGAAGCGGGAAAAGGTTTTGCCGTTGTTGCCACTGAGGTCCGTAAACTGGCTGAATCCAGTGGTACCGCAGCCAGGGAAATTACTGAAATTTCTAAAAGAAGTATGGCCAAGGCTGAAACTGCCAGCACTATTATTGAGCAGAATGTTCCGGCAATGCAGAAGACCGCAGAGCTTGTGGAGGAGATTGCCGCTGCCAGTGATGAACAGCGCAAAGGTGCCTCCCGGATCTCCCAGGCAATGAATCAGCTGGATTCACTTATCCAGCTGAATACTGCAACAGCCGAAGAACTTGCCTCCATGTCGGAGGAGCTGAACAGTCAGTCTGCCAGTCTGATCCGGAGTCTCAGTTTTTTTAAAGTGGAGGGACAGAGAGAGGCCCGTCTGAGTCTGTCTGATAATCTGAAGTAG
- a CDS encoding RluA family pseudouridine synthase, whose product MNTVLKLSDNWLITEKPAGLLSVPGKGPDKADCHYSRLLSEYPELLVVHRLDQATSGLMIWARNKESQRGLSRQFEERKIHKEYEALISAPPGKSPENVEGEIRLYQRLDIENRPMQIVDDERGKLSITRWKLLGREDSGFWRIRLYPETGRTHQLRLHMASCGTAILGDRLYGGAAAERLALHACVLNFSDPVTGEVVCIKSAVPF is encoded by the coding sequence CTGTCCTGAAGCTGAGTGACAACTGGCTGATCACTGAAAAGCCCGCAGGGCTTTTATCGGTTCCGGGAAAAGGCCCGGATAAGGCAGATTGTCACTATTCACGGCTCCTGAGTGAGTATCCGGAACTCCTTGTAGTTCACCGCCTGGATCAGGCTACCTCAGGTTTAATGATATGGGCTCGAAACAAGGAGAGCCAGCGGGGATTGAGCAGGCAGTTTGAAGAGCGGAAAATCCATAAAGAGTATGAGGCTCTGATCAGTGCTCCCCCCGGAAAATCCCCTGAGAACGTCGAAGGGGAGATCCGTCTGTACCAGCGACTGGACATCGAAAACAGGCCCATGCAGATTGTGGATGATGAGAGAGGTAAGCTTTCGATTACCCGCTGGAAACTGCTGGGACGGGAAGATTCCGGATTCTGGCGCATCCGACTTTATCCTGAAACCGGACGGACCCATCAACTGAGGCTTCATATGGCAAGCTGCGGAACAGCCATTCTCGGTGACCGGCTCTATGGAGGAGCGGCAGCGGAGAGGCTGGCTCTTCATGCATGTGTTCTGAACTTTTCTGATCCTGTCACAGGAGAGGTTGTCTGTATAAAGTCGGCAGTGCCGTTCTGA